The following proteins are encoded in a genomic region of Paenibacillus sp. FSL H3-0469:
- the aroA gene encoding 3-phosphoshikimate 1-carboxyvinyltransferase: MDVIVRPTPTLQGEFGALSSKNYTTRYLLVAALSEGVSTIYHPAHSEDSDAIRRCIADLGAVLTEDDEKIIVQGFGRHPRDIKELNVGNAGAVLRFLMAVAALSPEVTFVNTYPDSLGKRPHDDLILALGQLGVEVEHNNGRLPITIRGGKPQGGRITVSGAVSSQYLSALLFLTPLLEEDSEIIVLDDLKSKVVIGQTLEVLEQAGIIVHAADDYMSFKVPGRQNYAAKTYTVQGDYPGSAAVLAAAAVTKSDVTIHRLAERSKQGERAIVDVLQMMEVPLTHENGTVHVQGNGILKAVEFDGDAATDAVLAMVAAAVFAEGTSRFYNVENLRYKECDRITDYLAELTRAGAKVEERRDEIIVHGTPEGVEGGVTINAHYDHRVIMALTVVGLRARQPLLIKDAHHVAKSYPQYFDHLRLLGADVEWVK; encoded by the coding sequence GCTCTCTCTGAAGGAGTCAGCACGATCTACCATCCTGCCCACAGCGAGGACAGCGACGCGATCCGCAGATGTATCGCCGATCTCGGTGCAGTCCTGACCGAAGATGATGAGAAAATCATAGTGCAGGGATTCGGACGCCATCCCCGTGACATCAAGGAGCTGAATGTCGGGAATGCCGGTGCTGTTCTCCGCTTCCTGATGGCGGTGGCAGCACTTAGCCCGGAGGTTACCTTCGTAAATACGTATCCCGATTCTCTCGGCAAACGGCCGCATGACGACCTGATTCTGGCACTGGGCCAGCTCGGCGTTGAAGTAGAGCATAATAACGGAAGGCTGCCGATTACGATCCGCGGCGGCAAGCCGCAGGGCGGACGCATTACCGTCTCCGGCGCTGTCAGCTCGCAGTATCTTAGCGCACTCCTATTCCTGACCCCGCTGCTTGAAGAAGACAGTGAGATCATCGTGCTGGATGATCTGAAATCCAAGGTGGTCATCGGCCAGACGCTGGAGGTGCTGGAGCAGGCCGGGATCATCGTACATGCGGCGGATGATTATATGTCCTTCAAGGTGCCTGGACGCCAGAACTATGCAGCCAAGACCTATACGGTGCAAGGCGATTATCCGGGATCAGCCGCAGTGCTTGCGGCCGCAGCGGTGACGAAGTCGGATGTGACTATTCACCGGCTGGCTGAGAGAAGCAAGCAGGGGGAGCGGGCCATTGTCGATGTGCTGCAGATGATGGAGGTGCCGCTCACCCATGAGAACGGAACAGTGCATGTGCAGGGGAACGGCATTCTGAAGGCAGTCGAATTCGACGGCGATGCGGCAACCGATGCGGTGCTGGCAATGGTGGCTGCGGCGGTTTTTGCCGAAGGGACCTCACGCTTCTATAATGTGGAGAATCTGCGCTACAAGGAATGCGACCGCATCACGGACTACCTGGCAGAGCTGACCCGGGCCGGTGCGAAGGTCGAGGAACGCCGGGACGAGATTATCGTGCATGGCACACCTGAAGGCGTGGAAGGCGGCGTAACCATTAATGCCCACTATGACCACCGTGTGATTATGGCGCTTACTGTAGTGGGCCTGCGTGCCCGCCAGCCGCTGCTGATTAAGGATGCCCATCATGTGGCGAAGTCTTATCCGCAGTATTTCGATCATCTGCGCTTGCTGGGTGCGGATGTGGAATGGGTGAAGTGA